A genomic segment from uncultured Alistipes sp. encodes:
- a CDS encoding NUMOD3 domain-containing DNA-binding protein, with product MKRQFRNDMSDEQKQAISQALKGRRHSEEHKRKIAQSMEKYWAELPAKPDENKTQTERIYGKDN from the coding sequence ATGAAAAGACAATTTAGAAATGATATGTCTGATGAACAGAAGCAGGCAATATCGCAAGCCTTAAAAGGACGTAGACATAGTGAAGAGCACAAGCGCAAGATTGCACAAAGCATGGAGAAATATTGGGCAGAGCTACCTGCAAAGCCAGATGAAAATAAAACTCAAACGGAGCGGATATATGGGAAGGACAATTAA
- a CDS encoding recombinase family protein, with translation MKTAVIYARVSSTTDRQNTDRQVVDLSAYADKNEYQVEKIFTENISGAKKNEERPVLCECLDYCITNKIDTLLISELSRLGRNVDEVLANVRLCKDKHLNIYFQKEALSIFQADGTKNPFLNIFISVLGTCAEMERENIKFRLNSGRKLYIENGGKLGRKVGSVKSAEQKKTQYKQVISLLKKGESIRNTAKIAGVGVSTVQRIKKEFI, from the coding sequence ATGAAAACAGCAGTCATTTACGCACGAGTCTCCTCAACAACCGACCGGCAGAATACAGATAGACAAGTAGTAGACCTCTCTGCCTATGCCGATAAAAACGAGTATCAGGTAGAAAAGATTTTTACAGAGAACATTAGTGGAGCCAAGAAGAACGAAGAAAGACCTGTACTGTGTGAGTGCTTGGATTATTGCATTACTAACAAAATAGACACTCTTCTTATAAGCGAACTATCTCGCTTGGGACGCAACGTTGATGAGGTTCTTGCCAACGTAAGATTATGTAAGGATAAACACCTCAACATATACTTTCAAAAAGAGGCTCTATCCATTTTTCAAGCCGATGGTACAAAAAATCCATTTCTCAATATCTTTATCTCTGTGCTGGGGACCTGTGCAGAGATGGAACGCGAGAATATAAAGTTTAGGCTTAACTCCGGGCGAAAACTCTATATTGAGAATGGTGGTAAGTTAGGGCGGAAAGTAGGAAGTGTAAAATCTGCTGAACAAAAGAAAACACAATACAAACAAGTTATATCCTTGCTCAAAAAGGGGGAAAGTATCAGAAATACTGCTAAGATTGCAGGTGTAGGTGTTTCGACCGTTCAGCGTATAAAGAAAGAGTTTATATAG
- a CDS encoding phage integrase SAM-like domain-containing protein: MATLNYQLDRTKNKNGKYTVRLIVRNGNTQSSLATCVEVMKSQWLAKPQRVKGGVRENDLLDSLLEKAQAAVKVLRNSNRLHGMKACYIIDFIKNFDTDVVGTSNGDFIEYWQSIAMLHPKSATKYRYALKSLVAFNITTKGSDTILFRDITSEYIRTFLFYLKETPYIPQHYQQKNIIKYKQRSPETIATYAATLKAVLNCAIDDDKLSANAMKGFRKVSITRKSNNKKIYTLNLDELRRILNFDLSSYPLSIQMARDLFILSFCFQGMNLKDLYYLKTKNFHREDLNYIREKTGKEICLTLSEMDSIRRLGKPYSCKSNVWREDCGNTDFLFAFQYHYTSYDSFKGMILKAVRKLRKILNYPNDFSYYTARDSWATICSVDYNLGQEYIDAGLGHSSKSLAANHYISINRDKIAQTHADILKRLFQK; encoded by the coding sequence ATGGCGACCCTTAACTATCAATTAGACCGTACCAAGAACAAGAACGGCAAGTACACCGTGCGCCTAATTGTCCGCAACGGCAATACACAATCTTCATTAGCTACCTGTGTTGAGGTAATGAAATCCCAATGGCTAGCCAAACCGCAAAGGGTAAAAGGAGGCGTTAGAGAAAACGACTTGCTTGATTCGCTTTTAGAAAAAGCCCAAGCAGCAGTTAAGGTTTTGCGAAATAGCAATCGATTGCATGGCATGAAGGCTTGCTACATTATCGATTTTATAAAGAACTTTGACACAGACGTCGTTGGTACCAGTAATGGAGATTTTATAGAGTATTGGCAAAGTATTGCTATGTTGCATCCCAAAAGTGCAACTAAGTATAGATATGCGCTTAAGTCTTTGGTCGCTTTCAATATTACAACAAAAGGCAGTGACACTATTCTATTTAGGGATATAACCTCTGAATATATTCGGACTTTTCTCTTTTACTTGAAAGAAACTCCATATATTCCCCAACACTATCAACAAAAAAATATTATAAAATACAAACAGAGAAGCCCTGAAACAATAGCGACCTATGCAGCGACTCTGAAAGCGGTTTTAAACTGCGCCATTGACGACGATAAGTTATCTGCAAATGCAATGAAAGGATTCCGTAAGGTCTCTATTACGCGAAAATCCAATAATAAGAAAATATACACACTCAATCTAGATGAGTTGAGACGCATACTAAACTTCGATTTGAGTAGCTATCCATTATCCATCCAGATGGCAAGAGACTTATTCATTTTGTCGTTTTGCTTCCAAGGTATGAATCTTAAAGATTTATATTATCTTAAAACTAAGAACTTTCACAGAGAAGATTTGAATTACATTCGCGAAAAAACGGGTAAAGAGATATGCTTAACTCTTTCTGAAATGGATTCAATAAGACGATTGGGAAAGCCCTATTCTTGCAAATCCAATGTATGGAGAGAAGATTGTGGCAATACCGATTTCCTATTCGCGTTTCAATATCATTATACCTCATACGATAGTTTCAAAGGTATGATATTAAAAGCTGTACGTAAGTTGCGCAAGATATTAAACTACCCCAACGATTTCAGTTATTATACAGCACGCGATTCTTGGGCAACGATTTGCTCAGTTGACTATAATTTAGGGCAAGAGTACATTGACGCAGGGCTTGGGCACAGCAGTAAAAGCCTTGCGGCAAATCACTATATAAGCATTAACCGAGACAAAATAGCCCAAACTCACGCAGACATTTTAAAACGGCTATTTCAGAAATAG
- a CDS encoding NAD-dependent epimerase/dehydratase family protein, producing the protein MKRILIVGAGGQIGSELTVFLRGIYGGANVVATDMRECRNLGEDGPFEILNALDATSMASVVARHHIDTIFNLVALLSAVGERNPQMAWNVNMGALNNSLEVARQHHCALFTPSSIGAFGPSSPKDKTPQDTVMQPTTIYGVCKVTGELLSNYYHHKYGLDTRSVRFPGIISNVTLPGGGTTDYAVEIYYEAVRNGRFTCPVPPDVYMDMIYMPDALRACVELMEADPSKLVHRNSFNLASMSFTPEIIYAEIRKRLPDFTMDYNIDPVKKEIAESWPNSLDDTCAREEWGWKPEWDLSRMTDDMLAHIRTKLGVR; encoded by the coding sequence ATGAAACGTATTCTGATAGTAGGCGCCGGAGGCCAAATCGGTTCCGAGCTGACAGTTTTTCTGCGCGGGATCTACGGTGGCGCCAATGTCGTGGCCACCGATATGCGCGAGTGCCGGAATTTGGGCGAGGACGGGCCTTTCGAAATCCTCAATGCCCTCGATGCCACCTCCATGGCTTCGGTTGTGGCCCGGCATCACATCGACACGATCTTCAATCTCGTGGCGTTGCTTTCGGCCGTCGGGGAGCGCAATCCCCAGATGGCCTGGAATGTCAACATGGGAGCACTGAACAATTCGCTCGAAGTGGCGCGCCAGCACCACTGCGCCCTGTTCACGCCCTCGTCGATCGGCGCTTTCGGCCCCTCGTCCCCCAAGGACAAAACCCCGCAGGACACGGTCATGCAGCCCACGACCATCTATGGGGTCTGCAAGGTGACCGGCGAGTTGTTGAGCAACTATTACCACCATAAATACGGCCTGGATACACGTTCGGTCCGGTTCCCGGGCATTATCTCGAACGTCACGCTCCCCGGAGGCGGAACGACCGACTATGCCGTGGAGATCTACTACGAGGCGGTCCGCAACGGGCGGTTCACCTGCCCGGTTCCGCCCGATGTCTACATGGACATGATCTATATGCCCGATGCCCTGCGTGCCTGTGTGGAGCTGATGGAGGCCGATCCGTCGAAACTCGTCCACCGCAACAGTTTCAACCTTGCATCGATGAGTTTCACGCCGGAGATCATATATGCCGAGATCCGGAAACGCCTGCCGGACTTCACGATGGACTACAACATCGACCCCGTGAAGAAGGAGATCGCCGAGAGCTGGCCCAATTCGCTGGACGACACCTGCGCCCGGGAGGAGTGGGGCTGGAAACCCGAATGGGACCTTTCGCGGATGACCGACGACATGTTGGCCCACATCCGTACGAAGCTGGGCGTGAGGTGA
- a CDS encoding alpha/beta hydrolase: MKRIIRIVVLVVLVVAAILVGGSLYLLRYSLRPEAAMEAKNATSYEYMYGEYPFLEPWVDSLRQRDALRDTTMTGRDGERLHALYAWAPEPTDRTAVIVHGYTDNAVRMLMIGYLYNHDLGFNILLPDLYYHGESRGRAIRMGWKDRLDVLQWMEVANGIFGGHTQMVVHGISMGAATTMMVSGEEQQPYVKCFVEDCGYTSVWDQFSKELKGQFSLPAFPLLNVASGLCDVKYGWNFREASALKQVAKCDRPMLFIHGDADDYVPTWMVYPLYEAKPGEKELWVVSGAAHALSYRDNRAEYTRRVGEFVGKYIPNDRIPEVLE; encoded by the coding sequence ATGAAACGGATTATTCGCATCGTCGTGTTGGTCGTGCTGGTCGTGGCGGCGATTCTGGTAGGCGGGAGCCTCTACCTGCTACGCTACTCGCTGCGCCCCGAGGCGGCGATGGAGGCCAAGAACGCGACCTCCTATGAATATATGTATGGGGAGTATCCTTTCCTGGAGCCGTGGGTCGACAGCCTCCGGCAACGGGATGCGCTGCGCGACACGACGATGACGGGACGCGACGGCGAACGGCTCCATGCCCTGTATGCCTGGGCGCCGGAGCCGACGGACCGCACGGCGGTCATCGTCCACGGCTATACGGACAATGCGGTGCGGATGCTGATGATCGGCTACCTCTACAACCACGATCTGGGATTCAACATCCTGCTGCCGGACCTCTACTACCACGGCGAGAGCCGGGGCCGGGCCATCCGGATGGGGTGGAAGGACCGGCTCGACGTCCTGCAGTGGATGGAGGTGGCGAACGGAATCTTCGGCGGACATACGCAAATGGTCGTGCACGGCATCTCGATGGGTGCCGCGACGACGATGATGGTTTCGGGCGAGGAGCAGCAGCCCTACGTGAAGTGTTTCGTCGAGGATTGCGGCTACACGAGCGTGTGGGACCAGTTTTCGAAGGAGTTGAAGGGGCAGTTCTCGCTGCCGGCGTTTCCGCTGCTGAATGTGGCGAGCGGGCTGTGCGACGTGAAGTACGGCTGGAATTTCCGCGAGGCTTCGGCCTTGAAACAGGTGGCGAAGTGCGACCGGCCGATGCTGTTCATCCACGGGGATGCCGACGATTACGTCCCGACGTGGATGGTCTATCCGCTGTACGAGGCGAAACCCGGCGAGAAGGAGTTGTGGGTGGTCTCCGGCGCAGCCCACGCCTTGTCGTATCGCGACAACCGCGCCGAGTATACGCGGCGGGTCGGGGAGTTTGTCGGGAAGTATATCCCGAATGACCGGATTCCGGAGGTTCTGGAATAA
- a CDS encoding class II fructose-bisphosphate aldolase, translating to MVSYKDLGLVNTREMFAKAIKGGYAVPAFNFNNMEQLQAIIQAAAETKSPVILQVSKGARNYANQTLLRYMAEGAVEYAKELGWEKPQIVLHLDHGDSFELCKSCVDMGFSSVMIDGSSLPYDENVALTKKVVEYAHQFDVTVEGELGVLAGVEDEVAAEESHYTKPEEVVDFVTKTGVDSLAISIGTSHGAYKFTPEQCTVDPKTGRLVPPPLAFDVLAAIEKELPGFPIVLHGSSSVPQEEVDTINKYGGALKAAVGIPEEELRQAAKSAVCKINIDSDSRLAMTAAIREVFATKPAEFDPRKYLGPARDNMKKLYIHKIKEVLGSDGKAE from the coding sequence ATGGTATCCTACAAAGATCTGGGCCTCGTGAACACCCGTGAGATGTTTGCCAAGGCCATCAAAGGAGGTTATGCCGTCCCGGCGTTCAACTTCAACAACATGGAGCAGCTCCAGGCCATCATCCAGGCCGCTGCCGAAACCAAGTCGCCCGTCATCCTCCAGGTATCGAAGGGCGCCCGCAACTACGCAAACCAGACCCTGCTGCGCTACATGGCCGAGGGTGCCGTCGAGTACGCCAAGGAGCTCGGCTGGGAGAAACCCCAGATCGTCCTGCACCTCGACCACGGTGATTCGTTCGAGCTCTGCAAGAGCTGCGTCGACATGGGATTCTCGTCGGTGATGATCGACGGCTCGTCGCTCCCCTACGACGAGAACGTCGCCCTGACGAAGAAGGTCGTTGAGTATGCCCATCAGTTCGACGTGACGGTCGAGGGCGAGCTGGGCGTGCTGGCCGGTGTCGAGGACGAGGTGGCCGCCGAGGAGAGCCACTACACCAAACCCGAGGAGGTCGTTGACTTCGTGACCAAGACCGGCGTCGACTCGCTGGCCATCTCGATCGGTACGTCGCACGGAGCCTACAAGTTCACCCCCGAGCAGTGCACCGTAGACCCGAAGACGGGCCGTCTGGTTCCGCCCCCCTTGGCATTCGACGTGTTGGCTGCCATCGAGAAGGAGCTTCCGGGCTTCCCCATCGTGCTCCACGGATCGTCGTCCGTACCCCAGGAGGAGGTCGACACGATCAACAAGTACGGCGGCGCGCTGAAGGCTGCCGTAGGTATTCCCGAGGAGGAGCTGCGTCAGGCTGCCAAGAGCGCTGTCTGCAAGATCAACATCGACTCCGACTCGCGTCTGGCCATGACCGCCGCCATCCGTGAGGTCTTCGCCACGAAGCCCGCAGAGTTCGACCCCCGCAAGTACCTGGGTCCGGCTCGTGACAACATGAAGAAGCTCTACATCCACAAGATCAAGGAGGTGCTCGGCTCGGACGGAAAGGCCGAATAA
- a CDS encoding fumarate hydratase, with protein sequence MAEFIYQEPFPIQEDKTKYRLLTKDYVKVVECDGRKILKVDPKGLEVLSKAAYSDVSFYLRAAHLQKLRNILEDPEATDNDKFVAYTMLLNQCVAAEGELPTCQDTGTAICIGHKGEDVWTGADDAECIARGVYETYRERNLRYSQVVPFTMTDEKNSGTNLPAQIDIYGGKPGMEYEFLFITKGGGSANKTFLYQQTKALLNEESLTKFIQQHIFDLGTSACPPYHLAICIGGTSAEMCLSTVKKASAGYLDELPTSGNEGGRCFRDLEWEEKVLKICRQSGVGAQFGGKYLVHDVRVIRAPRHAASCPVAIGVSCSADRNIKAKITPEGIFLEELEKNPARFLPAEAPAMSPAVDIDLDEGMDKVREILTKYPIKTRLNLKGTLIVARDIAHARIKQMLDEGKPMPEYFKKHPVYYAGPAKTPQGMASGSFGPTTAGRMDPYVDLFQKHGGSLVMVAKGNRSQAVTDACKANGGFYLGSIGGPAAILAKNSIKSVEVVDFPELGMEAVRKIYVENFPAFIIVDDKGNDFFADFKH encoded by the coding sequence ATGGCAGAATTCATTTATCAGGAGCCGTTCCCGATTCAGGAGGACAAGACGAAGTACCGTCTTTTGACGAAGGATTACGTGAAGGTCGTCGAGTGCGACGGACGCAAGATCCTGAAGGTGGACCCGAAGGGTCTGGAGGTCTTGTCGAAGGCGGCCTACAGCGACGTCTCGTTCTACCTTCGCGCTGCGCACCTGCAGAAGCTGCGCAACATCCTGGAGGATCCCGAAGCGACGGACAACGACAAGTTCGTGGCCTATACGATGCTGCTGAACCAGTGCGTGGCGGCCGAGGGCGAGCTTCCGACGTGCCAGGATACGGGTACGGCGATCTGTATCGGCCACAAGGGCGAGGACGTCTGGACGGGTGCCGACGATGCGGAGTGTATCGCGCGGGGCGTCTACGAGACCTACAGGGAGCGGAACCTGCGCTATTCGCAGGTGGTTCCCTTCACGATGACCGACGAGAAGAACTCGGGCACGAACCTCCCGGCGCAGATCGACATCTACGGCGGCAAGCCCGGCATGGAGTATGAGTTCCTCTTCATCACCAAGGGCGGCGGTTCGGCCAACAAGACCTTCCTCTACCAGCAGACCAAGGCGCTGCTGAACGAGGAGTCGTTGACGAAGTTCATCCAGCAGCATATCTTCGACCTCGGGACGTCGGCCTGCCCTCCCTATCACCTGGCGATCTGCATCGGCGGGACGTCGGCCGAGATGTGCCTCTCGACGGTGAAGAAGGCTTCGGCGGGCTATCTCGACGAGCTGCCCACCTCGGGCAACGAGGGCGGGCGCTGCTTCCGCGACCTGGAGTGGGAGGAGAAGGTGCTGAAGATCTGCCGTCAGAGCGGCGTCGGTGCCCAGTTCGGCGGCAAGTATCTCGTGCATGACGTGCGTGTGATCCGTGCTCCGCGCCATGCGGCGTCGTGCCCCGTGGCCATCGGCGTGAGCTGCTCGGCCGACCGCAACATCAAGGCGAAGATCACCCCGGAGGGTATCTTCCTCGAAGAGTTGGAGAAGAATCCGGCGCGTTTCCTGCCCGCCGAGGCCCCGGCCATGTCGCCCGCGGTGGACATCGACCTCGACGAGGGGATGGACAAGGTGCGCGAGATCCTCACGAAATACCCGATCAAGACGCGCCTGAATCTGAAGGGTACGCTCATCGTGGCGCGCGACATCGCCCACGCGCGCATCAAGCAGATGCTCGACGAGGGCAAGCCGATGCCGGAGTACTTCAAGAAGCACCCGGTCTACTACGCCGGTCCGGCCAAGACGCCGCAGGGCATGGCTTCCGGATCGTTCGGTCCGACGACGGCCGGGCGTATGGACCCCTACGTGGACCTCTTCCAGAAGCACGGCGGTTCGCTGGTGATGGTGGCCAAGGGCAACCGCTCGCAGGCCGTGACGGACGCCTGCAAGGCCAACGGCGGATTCTACCTCGGTTCGATCGGCGGTCCGGCCGCCATTCTGGCCAAGAACTCGATCAAGTCGGTCGAGGTGGTGGACTTCCCCGAACTGGGCATGGAGGCCGTACGGAAGATCTACGTGGAGAACTTCCCGGCATTCATCATCGTCGACGACAAGGGCAACGACTTCTTTGCCGATTTCAAGCATTGA
- a CDS encoding BatD family protein yields the protein MKAFFAKLSLAALFALVVFPAFADEEVTFEANSPLTVSLGGAFRVEFALNAKPDRETFEAPTFEGFDVLAGPAESTGSSIQIINGSMTKSVSHTYTFVLLPQAAGTVTIGAATVKVDGKVYRTQPLPIEVVDEGDGGRQQQQPSQGRGAGDGGRSEAQHQIGKDDILLRAVVSRTSLYKNEPLHVTFKLYTRVPYVNIVPESAPSFNGFWSQDLTDPNASRVDRETYNGKVYETRVLLDYLLYPQQVGTLTIDPVDMTVVAQVVIQSRNADPFFGTGREVLNVPRKVQSQRTTVTVKPLPDGAPASFSGAVGSFTMDTEFPEERLAANSGANIRVKISGRGNLTFVQAPKLQLPTSFELYNVKTTESINASSSGISGYRQFEYPFIARAEGTYEVEPVDFTYFDPQRMQYMTLRSKPLSLEIMPDARGGGDAVVMQGRGMSKEEVRLLGEDIRFIKLGSAQLRSVSVPFLFSTTYWILLVAILLLFAVAYVALRRQIRESQNVALVRGKRANKVAVQRFRVAKRYMEEQNRHAFYEEMLRALWGYMSDKFNIPMANLTKENVREELHKRGVSTEDSQRFTDIITRCDEAQYSPVESTRMGDVYSEGVNLISQIESAIKR from the coding sequence ATGAAAGCTTTCTTTGCGAAATTATCGCTGGCGGCACTCTTCGCACTGGTGGTCTTCCCGGCCTTTGCCGACGAGGAGGTCACCTTCGAGGCCAACTCCCCGCTGACGGTCTCCCTGGGCGGGGCCTTCCGCGTGGAGTTTGCACTCAATGCCAAGCCGGACCGGGAGACGTTCGAGGCTCCGACGTTCGAGGGTTTCGACGTGCTGGCCGGTCCTGCGGAATCCACGGGGTCGTCGATCCAGATCATCAACGGGTCGATGACCAAGAGCGTGAGCCACACCTATACGTTCGTGCTGCTGCCGCAGGCGGCGGGTACGGTGACGATCGGAGCCGCGACGGTGAAGGTCGACGGCAAGGTCTACCGGACGCAGCCGCTTCCGATCGAGGTGGTGGACGAGGGTGACGGAGGACGCCAGCAGCAACAGCCGTCGCAGGGCCGGGGTGCCGGAGACGGGGGCCGCTCCGAGGCTCAGCACCAGATCGGCAAGGATGATATTTTGCTGCGGGCCGTCGTGTCGCGCACGTCGCTCTACAAGAACGAGCCGCTTCACGTGACCTTCAAACTCTATACGCGGGTTCCGTATGTGAATATCGTTCCCGAATCGGCCCCGTCGTTCAACGGTTTCTGGTCGCAGGACCTCACGGATCCGAATGCGTCGCGCGTGGACCGTGAGACCTACAACGGCAAGGTCTACGAGACGCGCGTACTGCTCGATTACCTGCTCTACCCGCAGCAGGTCGGGACGCTGACGATCGATCCGGTGGATATGACGGTCGTGGCGCAGGTGGTGATCCAGAGCCGGAACGCCGATCCCTTCTTCGGGACGGGACGCGAGGTACTGAACGTGCCGCGCAAGGTGCAGAGCCAGCGTACGACGGTGACGGTCAAACCGCTTCCGGATGGGGCTCCGGCCAGTTTCTCGGGGGCCGTCGGTTCCTTCACGATGGATACGGAGTTCCCGGAGGAGCGCCTGGCGGCCAATTCGGGGGCGAATATCCGGGTGAAGATCTCGGGTCGTGGGAACCTGACCTTCGTGCAGGCCCCGAAGCTGCAGCTCCCGACGTCGTTCGAGCTCTACAACGTGAAGACCACCGAGTCGATCAACGCTTCGTCGTCGGGGATCTCCGGCTACCGGCAGTTCGAATATCCCTTCATTGCGCGGGCCGAGGGCACCTATGAAGTGGAGCCCGTGGATTTTACCTACTTCGATCCGCAGCGGATGCAGTACATGACGCTGCGTTCGAAACCGTTGTCGCTGGAGATCATGCCCGATGCCCGCGGAGGCGGCGATGCGGTGGTGATGCAGGGCCGCGGGATGTCGAAGGAGGAGGTGCGGCTGCTGGGCGAGGATATTCGCTTCATCAAGCTGGGCAGTGCGCAACTGCGTTCGGTTTCGGTTCCGTTCCTCTTCAGCACGACGTACTGGATTCTGTTGGTGGCCATTCTGCTTCTCTTTGCCGTAGCCTACGTAGCGCTGCGGCGTCAGATCCGGGAGTCGCAGAACGTGGCGCTGGTGCGGGGCAAGCGGGCGAACAAGGTCGCCGTACAACGTTTCCGGGTCGCCAAGCGCTACATGGAGGAGCAGAACCGCCATGCCTTCTACGAAGAGATGCTGCGGGCGCTGTGGGGCTACATGAGCGACAAGTTCAACATCCCGATGGCGAACCTCACGAAGGAGAACGTCCGCGAGGAGTTGCACAAGCGGGGCGTCTCGACGGAGGATTCGCAGCGCTTTACGGATATCATCACGCGCTGCGACGAGGCGCAGTACTCGCCGGTGGAGTCGACTCGGATGGGGGATGTCTACTCGGAGGGTGTGAACCTGATTTCGCAGATCGAATCGGCAATCAAACGGTGA
- a CDS encoding tetratricopeptide repeat protein: MKRLFLILLLAWGAGEVLAQGADPEMTADTAEEADSVAYPTDGTPVPVGKATPDRLWDLANTAYVNGDYHAAAGYYEEILSRGLSSVKLYYNLGNAYFKEDRLGEAILNYRRALRLSPGSDDIRYNLGVAEARTKDNIEAIPEFFLTTWVRGVRHTMSCTAWSLFSLAALVCALSLFLTYLLARRLSLRKTGFYGTLIAFVLFILTTWFALGVRREMLDDSQAVVMSLSTAVKSSPDKSATDLFVLHEGTLVEITNRLDDWCEITIADGKKGWLESKTIETI, translated from the coding sequence ATGAAACGACTATTTTTGATACTGCTTCTGGCCTGGGGTGCCGGCGAGGTGCTTGCTCAGGGGGCCGATCCGGAGATGACGGCCGATACGGCGGAGGAGGCGGACAGCGTGGCGTATCCGACGGACGGAACGCCGGTGCCGGTCGGCAAGGCGACCCCCGACCGGCTGTGGGATCTGGCCAATACGGCCTATGTCAACGGCGACTACCATGCCGCCGCGGGGTATTACGAGGAGATTCTCTCCCGGGGGCTGAGTTCGGTGAAACTCTACTACAACCTGGGAAACGCCTACTTCAAGGAGGATCGTCTCGGCGAAGCGATTCTCAATTACCGGCGTGCGTTGCGCCTGTCGCCGGGCAGCGACGACATCCGTTACAACCTGGGGGTTGCCGAGGCGCGCACGAAGGACAACATCGAGGCGATCCCGGAGTTTTTCCTGACGACGTGGGTGCGGGGTGTGCGTCATACGATGAGCTGCACGGCGTGGAGCCTCTTCTCGCTGGCGGCGCTGGTTTGCGCCCTGTCGCTGTTCCTGACCTATCTGCTGGCACGCCGTTTGTCGTTGCGCAAGACGGGTTTCTACGGAACGCTGATCGCCTTTGTGCTGTTTATCCTGACGACGTGGTTCGCGCTGGGTGTGCGGCGTGAGATGCTCGACGATTCGCAGGCCGTGGTGATGTCGCTCTCGACGGCTGTGAAGAGCTCCCCGGACAAGTCGGCCACGGACCTCTTCGTGCTGCACGAAGGAACGCTGGTCGAGATCACGAACCGGCTCGACGACTGGTGCGAGATCACCATTGCCGACGGCAAGAAGGGGTGGCTGGAGTCGAAAACCATCGAGACGATTTAG
- the recR gene encoding recombination mediator RecR: MSRLLQDVVGELSKLPGVGRRTALRLAIHLLRMDRESVAAMTESIDRFRNEVKYCTRCNNLSDEAVCPICADPERDHTTICVVEQVVDVLSIENTRQYRGLYHVLGGVISPMQGISPSDLKIDLLCERIEAGGVREVILAISTSVEGETTLFYLMNRLRHYPDLKITAIARGIGFGDELEYVDELTIAQALRNRREIE; encoded by the coding sequence ATGTCGCGGCTCTTGCAGGATGTGGTCGGGGAGTTGTCGAAACTCCCGGGTGTGGGGCGGCGCACGGCGTTGCGGCTGGCGATCCACCTGCTGCGGATGGATCGGGAGTCGGTGGCCGCGATGACGGAGAGCATCGACCGCTTCCGCAACGAGGTGAAGTATTGCACGCGGTGCAACAACCTCTCGGACGAGGCGGTCTGCCCGATCTGTGCGGATCCCGAACGGGATCACACGACGATCTGCGTCGTGGAGCAGGTGGTCGACGTGCTGTCGATCGAGAATACGCGCCAGTACCGGGGGCTGTATCATGTCCTGGGGGGTGTGATCTCGCCCATGCAGGGCATTTCGCCCTCGGACCTGAAGATCGACCTGCTGTGCGAGCGGATCGAGGCGGGGGGCGTGCGGGAGGTGATCCTGGCGATCTCGACCTCGGTGGAGGGGGAGACGACGCTTTTCTACCTGATGAACCGCCTGCGGCACTATCCGGACCTGAAGATCACGGCGATTGCCCGGGGTATCGGCTTCGGCGACGAACTGGAATACGTGGATGAACTGACGATTGCGCAGGCGCTGCGGAACCGTCGGGAGATCGAATAG